TACCTGACGCATGGGGGTGCGCATTAGTTTCTGATGGTTCGCCGTGAGTTGCCCAGCGAGTGTGTGCAATTCCCGTTCCACCAATCAATGGTTTTTCTGATACGGCTTCATCTAATGCTTTAACTTTACCTAAACAACGAATACGTTGTAATTCATTTTGTTTATTGATTACTGCAACACCAGCTGAATCGTAACCACGATATTCCAAACGATGTAAACCATTAATTAAGATTTCCGCTACATCTCGTTGCGCTACTGCGCCGACAATACCACACATAAGTCTTCCTTATTCATTCTATTACTAAGTTTGTTTTTACATTTGCCACGCTATACAATAAAAAAACCCTGCGTAATCGACAGGGCTTCATTTCATTGATGTTATCAATTATTTAATTGCATCTTTTAATGCTTTACCAGATACAAATGCTGGCACTTTAGATGCTGCGATTTGGATTTCAGCACCAGTTTGTGGGTTACGGCCAGTACGAGCAGCACGTTCATTTACTTTAAATGTACCGAAACCGATTAATTGTACAGGCTCACCTTCTTTTAGGCTTGCAGTAATTGCATCTAAAGTCGCTTCTAACGCTGCTTTAGCTTGTTTTTTGTTTAACTCTGCAGCGTTTGCAATTGCATCAATTAAATCTGTTTTGTTCATAAATTTGTACCTTCTGTTAAATAAAAATTTGATTCTTTAAAAGTATCTTTGCGAACTCGTCGCAAAAGCTGTGCAAAGGATAATCTAACTTGAGATGAATTAAAAGCATGATTTATAAAAATTGTGACAAATCTCACGTTATTGATGAAATTCTATACCAATGTTAGATATGCCCTCAGTCCGAATTTCATTTTTTAAAGCTAAAATTAATTCAATATCACGTTTTTCACATTCTTTAAGCAAACGATAAACTTGCCATTGCACATCAAGTTCTGTTTGAATATCTTCATTTTCTTTTAGCTCACTTTCTGACCAATCTCGTCCAGTTTCTGTTTCCAATAACGCTCTTATTGTTCCCAACGAAATTAAGCTTATTTCCACCGCCCTTTCTAAGGTTTCTCCCGCAATAATAGCGTGTAAAATTTCAGCTAAAGCCTGACAGGCATCTAATGCAGGCACAACACCAAAACTATCATAATCATTCACATCGGGAATAATGCTTTCTAATTTCTCCAACTGATTTTCAAAGTTGATTTTGACATCTTTAATTGTTAAATATTCCCACACCAAATTGAGAATATTTTGATACGTTTTAGCTTCAACGCTAAGCTCGTTCATTTGACAGAACAATTTAAAATTTGGTGCCATACGTTCACATAAAGCAGCCATAAAAGTAAGATGTTGCCAACTTTCTAAGTTTTCTAAGCGTTTATGAATCGGATTTCGCATCTTATTTCCTTAATTTATAAGAGTTGGAATATTTATTAATCGCGTTTATTTTCCGCTTTACAGAGTTCAAGCGTTGCGTGAATTAATTTACGAGCGATAGTACCTGTTGGCGGTAATTCTGGCAAGGGTTGATCATAAGAAAACCATTGTGCGTCATAAATTTCACTTTCCTGCAATGTTATTTCTCCGCTTTCATAATCAGCAAGAAAACCGACCATTTGAGAGTTTGGAAATGCCCAAGGCTGGCTACCAAAATAACGAAGATTTTTTATTGAAATCCCCGTTTCTTCAAAAACCTCTCTATTCACCGCTTGTTCAAATGTTTCCCCTACTTCGACAAAACCTGCAAGCGTCGTATATATTCCTCCGTTGGGACTATAATGTCGCTTATGATTTGCCAATAGAATTTCGTGACCACGACGAACCGCAACAATAATTGATGGGCAAATCACAGGATAAGTTCGATACCCACAGTGAGTACATTGCACGGCAAGTTCATCTTGAGTTTGTTGTGTTTTATGACCGCACTTTCCACAGAATTTATGGGTTTTCAGAAAATGATTAATTTCCACTCCTCGACTTAATATATAAAATTCATCCTCTGGCAGTGAAAGTAATTTACGCAAACTCACATATTCTCGTTCGTCATTTATTTGCTCTGCAACAAGCCACAAGGGATGATTTTTCCATTCTCCAATTTGCATTGCTTTCAATCCTTCCAAATCAATATCTTTAGCGATACCAAAAGGCAATTCATTATTCACTAAATACAGATTAGAACCTTGTGTAAGCAACCAATAACCAAAATCATCTTGTTGAAGTATTTTCATTTTTTCTCCATAAAAATAACCGCACTTTCAAAAGTGCGGTTATTATAAATCTTCTTTTTATAACTCACTAATAATAAGAATGTTCGCCACGTTGATGCTCGGTTATATCTTTTGCACCTTTTAATTCATTCGGGAATAGGCTAATAAGTTGTTTTTCTACGCCATCTTTTAATGTAACGTCCACCATTGAACAACCATTACAACCACCACCGAATTGTAAAATTGCGTAACCATCTTCAGTAATTTCAATTAAGGTTATGCGTCCACCGTGATTTGCAAGCTGTGGATTAATTTGAGTTTGAATGACATATTCAACACGTTCAATTAATGGCGCATCATCAGCCACCTTACGCATTTTGGCATTTGGTGCTTTTAAGGTAAGTTGCGCACCAAGTTCTTCGGTAACATAATCAATTTCTGCTTCTTCTAAGAAAGGCAGGCTGACCTCATCAATAAATGCAGAAAAAGTGTCATATTTCATTTCAACATCACTTTCTTCCACGGCATTCGGTGGGCAATAAGATACGCCACATTCCGCATTAGGCATACCCGGATTAACGACGAAAATACGAATATTGGTTCCTTCTTCTTGGGTGTCTAAAAGTTTTCTAAAATGCGCTTGTGCGGCATCAGAAATAGCGATTTGCTGGGTTGCTTGTTCCATAATTATGTCCTAAATACTTGAGAGAAAGTATCGGAAATAATACGCTCATCGCGTTTTTTTTTCCAGTGCTTTATATTAAGCCCGTGCCAGTCCCCACACTTGGATCTCCTCCACACCTAATTTTCGCAACAATTTTGAGATTTCATTGAGTGTAGAGCCTGTAGTAATTACATCATCCACCAGCGCGACTCGATGATAAGGAAATTCATTTTTCAAAACAGCAAGAGAAAAGGCATTTTTTAAATTCTGACGACGATCTTTTGCACTCAAACCACGTTGAGTATGCGTATGTTTCACACGTTTTACGATATTGTTCAAATTAGGAATATCCAGCCAACGACTTAATTGCCGAGATAATAAATCAGCCTGATTATAACCCCGTCGCCACTGACGAAAATGATATAAAGGCACAGGAATGATTGCTTCTGGCAATTTAAGTTGATGCGTTCGCTTAGCATCACGCACCGCAAGATATAAAAGCCGAGCTAAAGTGCGGTCAATCCAAAATTGATTTTGAAATTTAAAACGATGAATTAACACTGAAAGTGGCTCAACATAATGCCCTATAATGACCATCTTATCCCAACTAGGTTCTTGTTTAAGACAATTTCCACAATGCTGCGCATAATATTGCAATTCCGCACCACAATGACCGCAATAAGGAAAAGATTTAATTTGTTTTTGGCAACCTGAACATAACCCATTTTTTGCGATATGAAGATTGCCACGACAGTGGATACAGCGAAAATTTAAAAAATTCATTTGATCCTTATTAGTGATTACTGCAACCTAGGGTAGATATAAGCGTTCCCCACAGGGGAACTACGATTACTATCACTAACCGTAGGTATACTTACCCACGGCTTACAAACCTAGGGTAGGTTTACCCTAGGCTAATTGTAATGCTACCCCGTTGGGGTAGGCATAAGTGTTCCCCAAAGGGGAACCACGATTACTATCACTAACCGTGGGTATACTTACCCACGGCTTACAACATTCCCAAAAACAACTAAACATTTCTCTCAAACCATTCTACGTTAAAATCTATTCCTTCACGTTGAAATAGGCTCTTCATTTCATCATTGAAATGAGTTTCTTTGTGATGCTGTTTTTGATTCTTAATGTAATTAATAAGTTGATGTTTATCTGTCGCTATAAGTTAATGCGCAATATCCTACTGACCAAGCCGTAAATTCTGGAAATAATGGTTTATTTTCATCTAAAAAACGGTGTGTCGATTTTTTTAATTTACGAACAAATTCAGCCACTGAAATCGTTTGGTGTAATTCAACAAATAAATGTAGATGATCTGGCATACCATTAATTCGATGAAGTATAGAATGGTGTGATTTAACAAATCCCCAAATGTAATCATAGAGAATTTTCTCATTTTCTTCATTAATGGCATAAACACTGTCTTTTGTCCTAAAAACAATGTGATAAAACAAACGGCAGTAACTCATTGTAACTTTTTCCCCGCACTTTTTTGCTTCAACGCCTCTAACGTTTCTCCTGCTTTTAAAATATGCGGCGTCACGAAAATCACGAGCTCACGTTTTTGATGTCGTTCGCTTTCTTTGCTGAATAATCGTTTAATAACGGGTATATCGCCAAGCAATGGCACCTT
The Haemophilus influenzae DNA segment above includes these coding regions:
- a CDS encoding HU family DNA-binding protein, translated to MNKTDLIDAIANAAELNKKQAKAALEATLDAITASLKEGEPVQLIGFGTFKVNERAARTGRNPQTGAEIQIAASKVPAFVSGKALKDAIK
- a CDS encoding YjaG family protein; its protein translation is MRNPIHKRLENLESWQHLTFMAALCERMAPNFKLFCQMNELSVEAKTYQNILNLVWEYLTIKDVKINFENQLEKLESIIPDVNDYDSFGVVPALDACQALAEILHAIIAGETLERAVEISLISLGTIRALLETETGRDWSESELKENEDIQTELDVQWQVYRLLKECEKRDIELILALKNEIRTEGISNIGIEFHQ
- the nudC gene encoding NAD(+) diphosphatase, which translates into the protein MKILQQDDFGYWLLTQGSNLYLVNNELPFGIAKDIDLEGLKAMQIGEWKNHPLWLVAEQINDEREYVSLRKLLSLPEDEFYILSRGVEINHFLKTHKFCGKCGHKTQQTQDELAVQCTHCGYRTYPVICPSIIVAVRRGHEILLANHKRHYSPNGGIYTTLAGFVEVGETFEQAVNREVFEETGISIKNLRYFGSQPWAFPNSQMVGFLADYESGEITLQESEIYDAQWFSYDQPLPELPPTGTIARKLIHATLELCKAENKRD
- the nfuA gene encoding Fe-S biogenesis protein NfuA; translated protein: MEQATQQIAISDAAQAHFRKLLDTQEEGTNIRIFVVNPGMPNAECGVSYCPPNAVEESDVEMKYDTFSAFIDEVSLPFLEEAEIDYVTEELGAQLTLKAPNAKMRKVADDAPLIERVEYVIQTQINPQLANHGGRITLIEITEDGYAILQFGGGCNGCSMVDVTLKDGVEKQLISLFPNELKGAKDITEHQRGEHSYY
- a CDS encoding ComF family protein; translation: MNFLNFRCIHCRGNLHIAKNGLCSGCQKQIKSFPYCGHCGAELQYYAQHCGNCLKQEPSWDKMVIIGHYVEPLSVLIHRFKFQNQFWIDRTLARLLYLAVRDAKRTHQLKLPEAIIPVPLYHFRQWRRGYNQADLLSRQLSRWLDIPNLNNIVKRVKHTHTQRGLSAKDRRQNLKNAFSLAVLKNEFPYHRVALVDDVITTGSTLNEISKLLRKLGVEEIQVWGLARA